The window TGGTCTCGCTGACGGCCGCCTTCTGACCATCGGAGGACTTCCATGCAGGACCTGCTCTGGATCGCGATCATCATCGGGCTGTTCGCGCTCACCCTCGCCTATGCCCGCCTGTGCGACAACGCGTGAAGGAGGCCCGGCCATGACGCTCGATCTCTGGCTGGCGGCGCTGACCGCGATCGGCCTTCTCGTCTATCTGGTGGCGGTGCTGATCCGCCCCGAACGCTTCTGAAGGGAGGCGATCCATGACACTCCAGGGCTGGTTCCTGATCCTTCTCTTCGTCGGCATCCTGCTGGCGCTCACCAAGCCCATCGGGCTATGGCTCCACGCGCTCTACGAGGGGCGGCGGACGCCGTTGCACATGGTGCTCGGCCCCGTCGAGCGCGGCTTCTACAGGCTGTCGGGCATCGATCCGGACGCCGAGCAGGGCTGGCGCCGCTATGCGATCCACATGCTGCTGTTCAACGTGGCATTGCTGATCCTGACCTATGCGGTTCTCCGCCTGCAAGGCGTGCTGCCCGGCAACCCGCAGGGGCTGGCCGGCCTCTCGCCCGACCTCGCGTTCAACACCGCGGTCAGCTTCACGACCAACACCAACTGGCAGAGCTATGGCGGCGAAAGCACCATGTCGAACCTCAGCCAGATGCTGGGGCTGACGATCCACAACTTCCTGTCGGCCGCGACCGGCATCGCGCTCGCCTTCGCGCTGTTCCGCGGGTTCGCGCGGCGCAGCGCGGCGACCATCGGCAATTTCTGGGCCGATGTGACGCGCGTCACGCTCTACCTGCTGCTGCCGATCTGCATCGTCTACACGCTGTTCCTGATCGCGTCGGGCGTGCCGCAGACGATGGCCGGCGCCGTCGACGTGAACACGCTGGAGGGTGCGCGCCAGTCGATCCTGCTCGGCCCCGTCGCCAGCCAGGAGGCGATCAAGATGCTCGGCACCAATGGCGGCGGCTTCTTCAACGCGAACAGCGCGCATCCGTTCGAGAACCCGACCGCGCTCACCAACCTGGTCCAGATGCTGTCGATCTTCCTGATCGGCTTCGGCCTGACCTGGACGTTCGGCAAGGCGGTCGGCAACACGCGGCAGGGCTGGGCGATCCTCTCCGCCATGGTCATCCTGTTCCTCGCCGGCGTCACCGTCACCTACTGGCAGGAAGCCGCGGGCAACCCGATCCTGCACCAGCTCGGCGTCGCAGGCGGCAACATGGAGGGCAAGGAAGTCCGCTTCGGCATCGCCGCCAGCGCGCTGTTCTCGGTCGTGACCACCGCCGCCTCGTGCGGTGCGGTCA of the Sphingomonas adhaesiva genome contains:
- the kdpF gene encoding K(+)-transporting ATPase subunit F; protein product: MTLDLWLAALTAIGLLVYLVAVLIRPERF
- the kdpA gene encoding potassium-transporting ATPase subunit KdpA; its protein translation is MTLQGWFLILLFVGILLALTKPIGLWLHALYEGRRTPLHMVLGPVERGFYRLSGIDPDAEQGWRRYAIHMLLFNVALLILTYAVLRLQGVLPGNPQGLAGLSPDLAFNTAVSFTTNTNWQSYGGESTMSNLSQMLGLTIHNFLSAATGIALAFALFRGFARRSAATIGNFWADVTRVTLYLLLPICIVYTLFLIASGVPQTMAGAVDVNTLEGARQSILLGPVASQEAIKMLGTNGGGFFNANSAHPFENPTALTNLVQMLSIFLIGFGLTWTFGKAVGNTRQGWAILSAMVILFLAGVTVTYWQEAAGNPILHQLGVAGGNMEGKEVRFGIAASALFSVVTTAASCGAVNSMHDSFTALGGMIPLFNIQLGEVVIGGVGAGIYGFLLFAILAVFVAGLMVGRTPEYVGKKIESREVKLAVLAIAVLPLVILGLTSLSSVLQQGLAGPLNKGPHGFSEILYAFTSAVGNNGSAFAGLTANTPYYNGLLGVAMWFGRFFVIVPMLAIAGSLAAKKYTPESAGSFPTTGGLWVGLLVGIVLILGGLTFLPSLALGPIADHLAMIRGQLF